A genome region from Hydrogenoanaerobacterium saccharovorans includes the following:
- a CDS encoding PRD domain-containing protein, with the protein MHYKAVKVFNNNVVLAEEEDGKQVVLISKGIGFGVKKGEHISADGNDKKVFYILDDNVNASEIKRLSYDIEKVEQVTHEIVQIAREKLDITSDKLYDALFDHISFAIERLKMGLPIDNPFIGEISIMCNREYEVAENAASLIKQQIDVDIGDAEKGFIALHLYSARRNKHINVAMKSARVFKQAVTMVERRYNRTFDTSCSACKSFLMSLNRLVNVSANKKVISMPIKDYVKLYMHEYDVTAQAIAAMIKTELGVDFSEDAKAFLAVSICKFIQM; encoded by the coding sequence ATGCATTATAAGGCAGTGAAGGTTTTTAACAACAACGTGGTACTTGCTGAAGAAGAGGACGGCAAGCAAGTCGTTCTTATCAGCAAAGGCATTGGGTTTGGTGTGAAAAAAGGCGAGCACATCAGCGCAGATGGAAATGACAAAAAAGTGTTCTACATTTTAGATGACAATGTCAACGCGAGTGAAATTAAACGTTTGAGCTACGACATTGAAAAAGTAGAACAGGTGACACATGAGATTGTGCAAATCGCGCGTGAAAAACTGGATATTACAAGCGATAAGCTGTACGATGCGCTGTTTGACCATATCTCATTTGCAATTGAACGCCTAAAAATGGGTCTGCCTATCGATAACCCATTTATAGGAGAAATATCCATTATGTGCAATCGTGAATATGAGGTTGCAGAAAATGCTGCAAGCCTAATTAAACAACAAATCGATGTCGACATCGGTGATGCGGAAAAAGGCTTCATTGCCCTGCATCTTTATTCTGCCCGCCGCAATAAGCATATTAACGTTGCAATGAAAAGTGCACGCGTATTCAAGCAGGCGGTTACTATGGTGGAAAGACGCTATAACCGCACCTTTGATACGAGCTGCTCTGCCTGCAAAAGCTTTTTAATGTCGCTGAACCGCTTGGTAAATGTAAGTGCAAACAAAAAGGTGATCAGTATGCCTATTAAGGATTACGTAAAGCTTTATATGCACGAATACGATGTAACAGCGCAAGCCATTGCTGCAATGATAAAAACGGAGTTGGGCGTTGATTTCAGCGAGGATGCAAAGGCGTTTTTGGCGGTAAGTATTTGTAAATTTATACAAATGTAA